One part of the Elusimicrobiota bacterium genome encodes these proteins:
- a CDS encoding helix-turn-helix domain-containing protein, whose product MESLRRRTLRVRDPQTLRWHLDREFRTSGDARYHRRLQTVLMVLRGMSARAAARSIGRSPRTVSAWVRRADIDGISALRGVPPPGRPSLLDPAARARLREELRALPSRWGWPAGRWSGRVLQSHLMTRFGVLLGVRQCQRVLAREWIQAQKDYVANEAPRGNPSADVGSGGLRGAEMKNTRPNDIE is encoded by the coding sequence ATGGAATCTCTCCGCCGCCGGACGCTGCGGGTCCGCGACCCGCAGACGCTGCGCTGGCACCTCGACCGTGAATTCCGGACCTCCGGAGACGCGCGCTATCATCGACGCCTCCAGACGGTGCTCATGGTCCTGCGCGGCATGAGCGCGCGCGCGGCGGCGCGCTCGATCGGACGCAGCCCGCGCACCGTCTCCGCCTGGGTCCGGCGCGCCGATATCGACGGGATCTCCGCGCTGCGCGGGGTCCCGCCGCCCGGGCGTCCCTCCCTGCTGGATCCCGCGGCGCGAGCGCGACTGCGCGAGGAGCTGCGCGCGCTTCCTTCGCGCTGGGGCTGGCCGGCCGGCCGTTGGAGCGGGCGGGTCCTCCAATCGCATCTCATGACGCGCTTCGGCGTGCTTCTGGGCGTCCGTCAATGCCAGCGCGTTCTCGCGAGAGAATGGATTCAAGCGCAGAAAGATTATGTCGCAAACGAAGCGCCGAGGGGGAACCCCTCGGCGGACGTCGGATCCGGCGGACTTCGCGGCGCGGAAATGAAAAACACGCGCCCTAATGACATAGAATGA
- the mutY gene encoding A/G-specific adenine glycosylase: MRKGLLCWYDGKRRRMPWREETSPYRTWISEIMLQQTQVSTVVPYFERFLRRFPTLTALARAPEGEVLRLWAGLGYYSRARNLLRAARTVVAEHGGRLPPDYEALRRLPGFGPYTAAAVASIAFGRPHAVLDGNVARVLCRLHALRGDPRRPTLMRKLQTLAQEALDLRRPGDWNQAMMELGATVCLPSPAQPLCGACPLRERCRARALDLQERIPPARRKASTLHVRMDLLRIEQTGHILLWRRALDEPLLPGHWGLPERRHLPSAPIGGILRRCRHSITRHDIYAIVHKASAPTRLPASARWFSSSSARKTLIASLWMKALSA; the protein is encoded by the coding sequence ATGAGGAAAGGGTTGTTGTGTTGGTACGATGGGAAGCGTAGGAGGATGCCCTGGCGCGAGGAGACCAGCCCGTATCGGACCTGGATCTCCGAGATCATGCTCCAGCAGACGCAGGTCTCGACGGTGGTCCCGTACTTCGAGCGCTTCCTGCGCCGCTTCCCGACCCTCACGGCCCTCGCGCGGGCGCCTGAAGGCGAAGTCCTGCGGCTCTGGGCCGGACTCGGCTACTACTCCCGCGCGCGAAATCTGCTGAGGGCGGCTCGGACCGTCGTCGCGGAGCACGGCGGACGCCTCCCACCCGACTATGAGGCCCTGCGGCGCCTCCCGGGCTTCGGCCCCTACACCGCGGCCGCGGTCGCTTCCATCGCCTTCGGACGTCCCCATGCCGTGCTCGACGGGAACGTCGCCCGCGTCCTGTGCCGTTTACACGCCCTTCGCGGCGACCCGCGCCGCCCAACCCTCATGCGGAAACTGCAGACGCTCGCGCAGGAGGCGCTCGACCTCCGCCGCCCCGGCGACTGGAACCAGGCGATGATGGAGCTGGGGGCGACGGTCTGCCTGCCCTCCCCCGCGCAGCCGCTCTGCGGCGCCTGCCCGCTGCGCGAGCGCTGCCGCGCACGCGCGCTTGATCTGCAAGAGAGGATCCCGCCAGCACGCAGAAAGGCCTCCACCCTCCATGTCCGCATGGACCTGCTGCGCATCGAGCAGACTGGACATATCCTGCTTTGGCGACGCGCTCTAGATGAGCCGCTCCTCCCCGGTCACTGGGGACTCCCGGAACGCCGTCATCTGCCGAGCGCCCCCATCGGAGGGATCCTGCGTCGTTGTCGCCACTCGATCACACGCCACGACATCTACGCCATTGTTCACAAGGCGTCGGCCCCGACTCGTCTACCTGCCTCCGCGCGATGGTTCTCCTCTTCCAGCGCCAGAAAGACCCTCATCGCCTCGCTTTGGATGAAAGCGCTCTCAGCATGA
- a CDS encoding ABC transporter ATP-binding protein, with the protein MIEVRGLRKTYGDGPESFEALRGIDFTVRDGEFVAVMGPSGCGKSTLLAILGLLDRPSEGSYRLAGREVGALDDLERTLERRVTIGFVFQSFNLLPRISALENVALPMTYAGVARVERRERAAAMLHKVGLGKKTLRTPLQLSGGERQRVSIARALANGPRVLLADEPTGNLDSRTSAEILALFEELHADGMTTVLVTHDRAVAERSQRVLRVADGLIVEGDS; encoded by the coding sequence ATGATCGAGGTCCGCGGCCTGCGCAAGACCTACGGCGACGGGCCCGAGTCCTTCGAGGCCCTGCGCGGCATCGATTTCACCGTCCGCGACGGGGAGTTCGTCGCCGTGATGGGGCCTTCCGGCTGCGGCAAGTCCACCCTCCTGGCCATCCTCGGCCTCCTCGACCGCCCCAGCGAGGGCAGCTATCGCTTGGCCGGACGGGAGGTCGGGGCCCTCGACGACCTCGAGCGCACCCTCGAGCGGCGCGTCACCATCGGCTTCGTCTTCCAGTCCTTCAACCTCCTCCCGCGCATCAGCGCGCTCGAGAACGTCGCGCTGCCGATGACCTACGCGGGGGTCGCCCGCGTCGAACGGCGCGAACGCGCCGCGGCGATGCTCCACAAGGTCGGCCTGGGCAAGAAGACCCTGCGCACCCCGCTGCAGCTCTCCGGCGGCGAGCGCCAGCGCGTGAGCATCGCCCGCGCCCTCGCCAACGGGCCCCGCGTGCTCCTCGCCGACGAGCCGACGGGGAACCTCGACTCGCGGACCTCCGCGGAGATCCTCGCGCTCTTCGAGGAACTCCACGCCGACGGCATGACGACCGTCCTCGTCACCCATGACCGCGCCGTCGCCGAGCGCTCCCAGCGGGTCCTGCGCGTCGCCGACGGCCTCATCGTCGAAGGAGACTCCTGA
- a CDS encoding ABC transporter permease, protein MLVGESLRTGFLEIWSHKMRSFLSFSAIAFGTAAILYTFAEVHSMSVRREKAFELAGPGRLEISGKRDYVSRGLSKGLTLGDARALRAAFPSLYMVSPTATRYGTLFQDGAFHNDDVSAIGVDVDWARRDWVYTTRGRFFNERDVEEASRVCVIEEPGGWVTKPFWARFFTTSKFEEYILRNDVLGRRVRLGDHLFTVVGVLRNPPRDQDPRWFNRRFGRGGTVYVPITAHQRYLTRNRGTVDRIDELVVDTGAEATVPAMKRAIEALLTVRHRGEADFELEDFRETVQGILNQQRQYAVAVMAVGIIAILAGGVGIMNVTLATIFSRVREIGIRRAIGATRADILVQFVIEAMLLGLFGGVAGVALGMTGVYTIARRPGMGSEVVPLAWWHLLATLSIAVGAGFLFSLYPAYQASKMDPVEALRYE, encoded by the coding sequence ATGCTGGTCGGAGAGTCCCTGCGCACCGGCTTCCTCGAGATCTGGTCGCACAAGATGCGCTCGTTCTTGAGCTTCTCGGCCATCGCCTTCGGGACGGCGGCCATCCTCTACACTTTCGCCGAGGTCCACTCGATGTCCGTGCGCCGGGAGAAGGCCTTCGAGCTCGCCGGCCCCGGCCGCCTCGAGATCTCCGGCAAGCGCGACTATGTCTCGCGGGGGCTCTCGAAGGGGCTCACCCTCGGCGACGCCCGCGCGCTGCGCGCCGCCTTCCCCTCGCTCTACATGGTCTCCCCGACCGCCACCCGCTACGGGACGCTCTTCCAGGACGGCGCGTTCCACAACGACGACGTCTCCGCCATCGGCGTCGACGTGGACTGGGCGCGCCGCGACTGGGTCTACACGACCCGCGGCCGCTTCTTCAACGAGCGCGACGTGGAGGAAGCCTCCCGCGTCTGCGTCATCGAGGAGCCGGGGGGCTGGGTGACCAAGCCCTTCTGGGCCCGCTTCTTCACGACGAGCAAGTTCGAGGAGTACATCCTGCGCAACGACGTGCTGGGCCGCCGCGTGCGCCTGGGCGACCACCTCTTCACCGTCGTGGGCGTGCTGCGCAACCCGCCGCGCGACCAGGACCCGCGCTGGTTCAACCGCCGCTTCGGCCGCGGCGGCACCGTCTACGTCCCCATCACGGCCCACCAGCGCTACCTCACCCGCAACCGCGGCACCGTCGACCGCATCGATGAGCTCGTCGTGGACACCGGCGCGGAGGCCACCGTCCCGGCCATGAAGCGCGCCATCGAAGCCCTGCTCACCGTCCGCCACCGCGGCGAAGCCGACTTCGAGCTCGAGGACTTCCGCGAGACGGTGCAGGGCATCCTCAACCAGCAGCGCCAGTACGCCGTCGCCGTCATGGCCGTCGGCATCATCGCCATCCTGGCCGGCGGCGTGGGCATCATGAACGTGACGCTCGCGACGATCTTCTCGCGCGTGCGCGAGATCGGCATCCGCCGCGCCATCGGCGCCACCCGGGCCGACATCCTCGTGCAGTTCGTCATCGAGGCCATGCTGCTCGGGCTCTTCGGCGGGGTCGCGGGCGTCGCGCTCGGGATGACAGGCGTCTACACCATCGCCCGGCGCCCCGGGATGGGCAGCGAGGTCGTCCCGCTCGCCTGGTGGCACCTGCTCGCCACCCTCTCCATCGCCGTCGGCGCCGGGTTCCTCTTCTCGCTCTACCCCGCCTACCAGGCCTCGAAGATGGACCCCGTCGAAGCCCTCCGCTACGAATAG
- a CDS encoding transposase: MARALRINQAGLFYHVTARGNNKQSIFTTEEDYGLYLELLADACQRYSLQAHAYCLMENHLHLLLRTLKANMSEAIEWLNGRYARLFNLGHSHIGHVFQRRFWSECIWDEAYLHEVGRYIHMNPVRAGIVETPEAYRWSSFREYLQSGSKGFIRKDELLSIYAGADALADFYRFTVARMETKEVPPDEAWYFGADRDHVHGGDGTGLQLHRDDAPEMIFEKVAREYGCDSKSMKSLHRGRGNDRRVQEARWIVVWLLRKRTSLRLEDIAGAVGFRSARSLCNVLRKMRRQYMRDPSLRMKVGDIESDI, from the coding sequence ATGGCAAGAGCGCTGAGAATCAATCAGGCTGGCTTATTCTACCACGTGACTGCGCGTGGGAATAATAAGCAGTCCATTTTTACGACGGAGGAGGACTACGGACTCTATCTTGAGCTGCTTGCCGACGCGTGCCAGAGGTACTCCCTGCAGGCGCATGCATATTGCCTGATGGAGAATCACCTCCACCTTCTTTTGCGTACCCTGAAGGCGAATATGTCCGAAGCGATTGAATGGCTGAACGGGCGATATGCGAGGCTGTTCAACCTAGGGCATTCGCATATCGGGCATGTGTTTCAGCGGCGATTCTGGTCGGAATGCATATGGGACGAGGCCTACCTTCACGAAGTGGGACGGTATATCCATATGAATCCCGTTCGTGCGGGTATCGTCGAGACGCCAGAAGCATACCGCTGGAGCAGCTTCCGAGAGTATCTGCAGAGCGGCAGCAAGGGATTCATCAGGAAGGATGAGTTGCTGTCGATATATGCCGGGGCGGATGCGCTGGCAGATTTCTACAGGTTTACCGTCGCGCGCATGGAGACGAAGGAGGTCCCTCCGGACGAGGCATGGTACTTCGGCGCGGATCGCGATCACGTTCATGGGGGAGATGGGACGGGATTGCAGCTCCATCGAGATGATGCGCCCGAAATGATATTTGAGAAAGTCGCTCGCGAGTACGGGTGTGATTCGAAGAGCATGAAGTCTCTTCATCGCGGGAGGGGGAACGACCGGCGAGTTCAGGAGGCCCGTTGGATCGTCGTATGGTTGTTGAGGAAGAGGACCTCCCTCCGCCTCGAGGATATCGCCGGTGCGGTCGGATTCCGATCGGCCCGTTCTCTCTGCAACGTGCTAAGGAAGATGCGCAGGCAGTACATGCGGGATCCCTCATTGAGGATGAAGGTGGGGGATATCGAAAGCGATATCTGA